The segment ACGATGCCGTTGCGCCGGAAGCAGTCGCACCAGGCATCGTTGATCAGCGTGCCGTTGGTTTGCACGTGCTGCTCGATCACCACGGCACCGCCCGTGTACTCCTGCACACAGCGTTCGATGATCGCGGTGGCTTCGTCGTAGTAGCTGCAGGGGAGCGTCAGCGGCTCACCGGCGTGCCACACCAGCGACAGCTGAGGCCCGCAGAAGGGGCTCTCCAGGATGCGCTGCAACAGCAGTGGCAGCAGCTCCAGATCGAACACCCGCCGTTTCTGGCGATCCGGCAGGTAGCAGTAGTCGCAGTCGAGGTTGCAGAGGGAGGTGGATTGCACCACCACCAGCCCGATCGGGCCGAACCGGCTCAGCTCGAGATCAGGAAGAGCGGAGCCGGCTGGAGTGATCTCGCCGCTGATCACCAGTTGATGAAGCTGCTCGGCAGCACGTTGCCCCAGCCGCCGTTACCCCAACCGCCATTGGGCCAGCCCAGGTTCACATTCACGCCGCCGCCGTAGTAGCGGCCGCCATTACCCCAGCCGCCGCCGCCATTGCGCCAGCCGCCACCACGGCCACCGTTGCCCCAGTTGTGGCCACCGCCATTGCCCCAGTAGCGGGCGATCAGTTGACCGCCCGGGGCCGCGTTCAGCTGGGGTTGCCAGGCGCCATCGCGCAGGGCCTGAATCCGGTTTTCGAGCGGATTGCTCAGGTCAGGGGCCTGATACACAGCCGCTTGAGCCGTTTCGGTGAACACCGCGGCAGCAGCGGTGAGGGTGAGCAGCTGCAGAAGGGAACGGGGTGCCATGGCAGTGAAGGGTGCGGTGAAGTCAGCAGTGCTAGAGGTTCAGGACAGATTCAGCAGTGCGGCGGTGAGGAGCACATTCGTGAAATAGGCCTTGATCACGTCTTGGCTCAGATTCACCGTGCTGCCAGGGCCCACCCACTGGTTGATGCGCTGCAGGGCAGAGGGATCGTCGTTGATGTAGGCCTGCATCAACTTGGCGATGGCCAGGTTGCTGAGGTTGAGCAGGCCGGAATTGTTCTCAGGCACCACGCAGCCCACCGCAGAGCGGTTGTATGGAACCGTGGGGGTGACGTTGCCGGCTGGATCCACCGCGGCTCGATTGGCCAGCAGCCAGAGGCTGTCGCCGGCGAGAAACTGCACCTCGCCGTTCTTGAGGGCCTCGAGGGCGGCGGCAGGATTTTCAAACAGTGCCAACTCACCGCCGCTGACGGTTTTTTCGATGGCGTGGGCCGCGAGGCTGTTCTTCACCGCGCCAATGGTTTTGCCTTGCAGCGCAGCGGGGGTGCCGTCATTGCCGGGGGGGGTGATCAGGCGCGTGCCACTCAGGGCGAAGGGCAAGGAGTAGTCGACAAACATGGCGCGGCCCCAGCTGAAGCCGGCACCGCAGGACAAGTCAACAGCGCCGCTGGCGATCGCCGCGAGCCCCTCGTTGATGGAGTTCACGGGTTGCGGCACCAGTTGCACGGGCTTGCCCGTGTAATCGCTCAGCTCTTTCTGGATCTCCTTGGCGAACTCCATGCCAAGGCCCACGTAGGCATTGCCCTGCTGGGTGGTGTAAGGCAAGTCGCCGTTGAGCACCACGGTGTTGAGCCTGCCGGTGCGGCTCACGCGTTCGAGCACGGTTTCGGCCTGGGCCGGCTGCAGAACTCCCAGCGTGAGGCTGAGCAGAGCTCCGGTTAGTGCGGTTAGTCGAACAGCCATCGCGTGGGGCGCAGACTCAGACAGTTGGCCGGAGGGTAGGCCAGTTTTGGCTCTTCTGCAGACCGTCTCACGACCAGAATGCCGAGATGATTGAGGTGATCGGCACTGACGCTGGCGCACCGGCCAGCCTGCCGCCGGCTCAGCAAGAGCTGCTTCGCCAGGCCGCGCTGGTGGCCGCACCCCGCCGTCTGCACGCCGCTGTGCAGAGCTGGGTTGGTGATGGCGGGCCCGCACTGATCGCCAGCGATCAGCCGGAGCCGCTGCTGGAGCAGCTGCGCAGCCTTGATGCCGCGCAACCGGTGGTGGTGCTCGCCAGTGGCGATCCCCTCTGGTTTGGCATCGGGCGGCTGCTGCTGGAAGGGCTCCCGGCCGAACGGCTGCGGTTTCACCCGGCCGCCAGCTCCCTGCAGTTGGCGTTTGCCCGTATCGGTCGGCCCTGGCAGGACGCCAGCTGGCTCAGCCTGCATGGCCGCGACCCCGAGCCTTTGGCCGCGCGGTTGCAGCAGCGACCCGGCGCCTTGGCGGTGCTCACCGACCCAAGCCGCGGTGGTGCCGAAACGGTGCGCCGCTGCCTGCGGGCCGCGGGGCTGGAGCAGGCCTACGGCTTCTGGCTCTGTGAGCGGCTTGGCCACAGCGCCGAGCGGGTGCAGCGCCTGGCGCCCGACGATCCCCTTCCCGCCGATCTCGATCCGCTGCATTTGGTGGTGCTGGTGGCCGAGCCGCCGGCGCTGCCGGCGCACCTGCCCCTGTTTGGTCTGCCGGATGGGGTGTTTCTGCAGCATCCGGATCGCCCCGGGTTGATGACGAAGCGCGAGGTGCGCATTCAGCTGCTGGCCGATCTCGATCTGCCCCAGGAGGGCGTGCTTTGGGATGTTGGGGCCGGCGTGGGTTCGGTGGGGCTGGAGGCGTTGCGGCTGCGGCCAGCCCTGCAGCTCTGGGCCCTTGAGCAGCGCGGCGGCTCGGCGGCCTTGATCAAAGCCAACGCGGCTCGGCTCGGCGTGCAGCCGGTCCGCGTGCTGGAGGGGCGCGCCCCCGAAGCTTTGGCGGAGCTGCCTGATCCTGATCGTGTGCTGATCGGCGGCGGTGGCCGCGATCGCCGTGCCCTGCTGGAAGCCGTGTTGGAGCGCTTGCGCCCTGGCGGCGTGGTGGTGATTCCGCTGGCCACCGTGGAAGCGCTGGCTGAGCTGCGGCCCGTGCTCGAGCGGGCCGGGCTCACCGTGGCTGTGGCGCAGCATCAGGCCTGGCGCGGGGCTCCCCTGGCGGATGGCACCCGCCTGGCGCCGCTCAATCCTGTGTTGGTGCTGCGGGGCGAGCGGCGGGCGCCAGCAACGACGGCCTGAGGGGCCGGATCAGGGCTTCACTCCCCACCACGATGCCGAGACGGCGTGCTTCTCCAGCCGCCAGCTCCACCACGCCATCGCCTGGTTCATTCGGGCCATAACTGCGGCAGGGCAGCCGCGGGCAGGGCGTGGCGGCTTCCTCGATGGCGATCACGCGGTTGTCGTTGATAAACACCATGTCGAGCGGTTCGGGCGTGCGGTGCATCCAGAAGCGCAGCAGCTCATCCTCAAACGGAAACCACATGCCCCGCAGAGGCGGCAGCGGGCCGCGCAGTTGCAGCCCCATGGCCTGCTCCTGTGCTTCATCGGCCACCTCCAGCTGGATGCACTGTTGGCTCGGCAGGCACCACTCCGCTTCCACCGGCAGCATCTGCGGTGGCTCTTTGGCCTGGAGCGTGCCGGGGGCCAGCATCAGCCCTAGGGCCAGCAGGGCTTGGCGGAGCGTGCGCATGTTCATCGCGGTGGTGGGCCATCGCTGAGGCAATAGCCCTGGCCCCGCACAGTGTGGATCAGTCGCTTTTCCCCTTGCTCCTCGAGCTTCTGGCGCAGATAGCGCACGTACACCTCGATCACGTTGCTGGCCGCGCCGCGCTGGTCGTGCCACACCTGACGCAGGATCTGATCGCGGCTGAGCACCTGGCCGCTGTGCTCCATCAGCAGCAGCAGAAGGGCGTATTCCCGGGCCGTGAGCGGCACAATCCGCTGGCCGCGGCGCACCTCGTGGCGGCTGGGAATCAGGCTCAGATCGCCGAGGCTGAGGCGATCCTCCGGCGGGCGGCCTTTCTCCAGCAGCTTGCGGTGCAGGCGCAGGCGCATCAACAGATCGCTCGCTCCGGCTGACGACAACCAGAAATCGGTGGCCCCCGAGCGCAACAGACGTGAGCGGGCCGCCACGCTGTCGGTGCCGATGTCGAGCAGCACCGGCACAGCGCCGATCCGCTGCAGCAGCTGTGGCAACTGATCAGCCAGCTCGGCGCCGAGCACCGCTAGATCACAGCCGGCTTCGATGCCTGCTTCCCCGAGGTGGCAGGTGTAGCCGGAGGCTTCCAGCCGCGGTGCCAGGGCTTCGGCCTCCTGGCCAAGCAGCAGCAGCGTGGCGCTACTCATGCCGGGGCGCCGGGTTTGGCCACGTGCGGCAGGCCCCAGCCCAGCTTGTTGCGCAGCACCTGGAAAAACTCGTGATCGGCCAGGCGTACGAAGCGCACCGGGTGGTCGCTGCGGCGGATCAGCACCCGGTCTTCCGGCCACACGTAGCAACCGGCGCTGCCGTCCACCACCATCATCAGCCGCTCCGGCGTGGCCGGAAACACCGTGACGGGTTCCTGATCGCTGAACACCAGCGCCCGCGAGGCCAGGGAGTGGGGGGCGATCGGGGTGAGCTGCAACACCGGGCAATCCGGGGTGATCACCGGGCCGCCGGCGCTGAGGGCGTAGGCGGTGGAGCCGGTGGGGGTGGAGAGGATCACGCCGTCGGCAGCGATGTCGACGGGGGCATGGCGGCCCACGGCGATCTCGAAATGGCACATCGAGGTGAGCGGCTCGCGGTGCAGGGCCATCTCGTTGAGGCAGAGCACCTCCCAACGGCGCTGCTCGCCCCGCATCACGCTCACCACCAGGGTGGTGCGCTCCTCCACCGTCCACTCGCCCGCGATCACCTGCTCGAGAGCCTGCTCGAGTTCTGGGAGATAGGTTTCGGCCAGAAAGCCCAGATGGCCGGTGTTGATCGTGAGGATCGGCACATCGATCGGTGCCGTCATTCGGGCGGCGGAGAGCACCGTGCCGTCGCCGCCGAGCACCATGGCCATGGCCATGGACGGTTCAAACCCTGCGGGCACACAGGCAGCATGCCCCTTGGCACGCAGGTGCTGGTCGGGGTTCGCAAAACCCACCATCCCGGAGGCACTGCTGGCCCGCAGCACGTCGTAACCCGCCCCGCGCAGGCGCACCTCGATGCTGTCGGCGGTGGCCAGGGCCAGGTCCTTGCCGTCGTTAACGATGAGTCCGACGCAGGGCACTGACAGGGAACAGGCGGGGCTGACGATCAGCCGATTTTATGGGCGACCTTCGAATCTGCTGATCACCCGTTGGACTTCGCCTCAGAACTGCTCAAGGAAGCGCAGGTCGCTGGTGAACAAGCGGCGGATGTCGTCGATGCCGTGGCGCACCATGCAGAAGCGCTCCACGCCCAGGCCGGCGGCGAAGCCGCTGTAGCGCTCGGGATCGATGCCGAGGCCCTCCAGCACCGCCGGATCCACCATGCCGCAGCCCATCACCTCCAGCCAGCGGCCGCGCCACTGCACATCCACCTCGGCGGAGGGTTCGGTGAAGGGGAAGTAGCTGGCGCGGAAGCGCACGGGCAGATCGCCGAAGAAGCGCTGCAGGAAGGTGGTCACGGTGCCGCGCAGGTGGCTGAAATCCAGCCCTTCATCGATCGCCAACACCTCCACCTGGTGAAACACCGGCGAGTGGGTGGCATCCACCGCATCGCGGCGATACACCCGGCCCGGAGCCACGATCCGCACCGGCGGCGGGTTGTTCTCCAGATGGCGGATCTGCACCGGGGAGGTGTGGGTGCGCAGCAGCTCGTGCTCGCTCAGATAAAAGGTGTCCTGCATGTCCCGCGCCGGGTGGTGCGGCGGGATGTTGAGGGCGCTGAAGTTGTAGTGGTCGGTTTCGATCTCCGGGCCTTCCTCCACCCGATAACCGAGGCCCGCAAAGATGTCGGTGATCTCCTCGATCGTGCTGATCAGGGGGTGGCGGTGGCCGGCCGGGGTGAACGTGGCCGGCATGGTCACATCCAGGGTTTCGCCGGCGATCCGCTCTGCCATGGCAGCCGCCTTCACCGCCGTGAGCCGCTCACCCAGCAGACCCTGCACCTGCTCCTTGAGCACGTTGGCCCGCTGACCCACCAGCGGCCGTTCATCGCCCGGCAGCTTGCCCATGGCGCCGAGCACCGCCGAGAGCTTGCCCTTCTTGCCCAGCAGACCCACGCGCAGGTCTTCCAGTTCGGCAGCGGATCCAGCGGCACCGATCGCTTTGACGGCTTCGGCCTCCAGCTGCTCCAGTTGTTCGGTGAGCTGCTGCAGGCTGATCGTGGCGCTCACGGCTGTGTTCCGGAAGCCCGTGACTTTAAGAAGGCGGCCTCTAGCCTCCAGGCAGCCACCCCAGCCCCTTGCGGATCCTGATCAGCAACGACGACGGCGTGTTCGCCGCCGGCATCCGCACCCTCGCTGCTGAGGCCGCCTCCCGCGGCCATCAGGTGACGGTGGTGTGTCCCGATCAGGAGCGCTCCGCCACCGGCCATGGCCTCACCCTGCAGACCCCCTTGCGGGCGGAGCGGGCTGATGAGTTGTTCGCCCCCGGCATCACCGCCTGGGCCTGCAGCGGCACCCCCAGCGACTGCGTGAAGCTGGCCTTGTTTGCCCTGTTGGAGGAGTGGCCCGATCTGGTGCTTTCCGGCATCAACCACGGCCCCAACCTGGGCACCGACACCCTTTATTCCGGCACGGTGAGTGCGGCGATGGAGGGCACGATTGAAGGGCTGCCGGCTCTGGCCGTGAGCAGCGCCGACTTCAAGTGGCGGCAGTTTGAGCCGGCGGCCCGCATCGCCCTCGATGTGGCCGAAGGAATGCTGGCGGCCGGTTGGCCAGCCTCCACGCTGCTCAACCTCAACGTGCCGCCCCTGGCCGCTGAAGCGATCGGCCCGCTGCGCTGGTGCCGCAAGGCCGTGCGCCGCTACACGGATCAATTCGACAAGCGGGTGGATCCCCGCGGCCGTACCTACTACTGGCTTGCTGGCGAGGTGGCCAACGACCTGGAGGCCGAGGTGGCGGGTCCCGCCGATTGGCCGATCGATGTGGCCCATGTGGCCGCGGGCGGGGTGTCGCTCACACCGCTTCAGCCGGAGCTGTTCTGGCGGGGCGATGCCGCCGCGCTGCCTCAGCTGCCGCTGGGGCGATAGATCCGCTGCAGCAACCAGATGCTGATCCACAAGCCGATCACGTGGGCGAACAGCACCTGCGTGTTGCTCAACACCGAGAGCATCTCGAGCGAGGTGATCGGGTAGTTCGTGATGCGGCCGCCGGGGGTGCTCATCGCTCCGCCGAAGGCGAAACCCGCCTGCATCGAGGCCT is part of the Synechococcus sp. HK05 genome and harbors:
- the cbiE gene encoding precorrin-6y C5,15-methyltransferase (decarboxylating) subunit CbiE, giving the protein MIEVIGTDAGAPASLPPAQQELLRQAALVAAPRRLHAAVQSWVGDGGPALIASDQPEPLLEQLRSLDAAQPVVVLASGDPLWFGIGRLLLEGLPAERLRFHPAASSLQLAFARIGRPWQDASWLSLHGRDPEPLAARLQQRPGALAVLTDPSRGGAETVRRCLRAAGLEQAYGFWLCERLGHSAERVQRLAPDDPLPADLDPLHLVVLVAEPPALPAHLPLFGLPDGVFLQHPDRPGLMTKREVRIQLLADLDLPQEGVLWDVGAGVGSVGLEALRLRPALQLWALEQRGGSAALIKANAARLGVQPVRVLEGRAPEALAELPDPDRVLIGGGGRDRRALLEAVLERLRPGGVVVIPLATVEALAELRPVLERAGLTVAVAQHQAWRGAPLADGTRLAPLNPVLVLRGERRAPATTA
- a CDS encoding DUF192 domain-containing protein, whose product is MNMRTLRQALLALGLMLAPGTLQAKEPPQMLPVEAEWCLPSQQCIQLEVADEAQEQAMGLQLRGPLPPLRGMWFPFEDELLRFWMHRTPEPLDMVFINDNRVIAIEEAATPCPRLPCRSYGPNEPGDGVVELAAGEARRLGIVVGSEALIRPLRPSLLAPAARPAAPTQD
- the grrA gene encoding GrrA/OscA1 family cyclophane-containing rSAM-modified RiPP, which encodes MAPRSLLQLLTLTAAAAVFTETAQAAVYQAPDLSNPLENRIQALRDGAWQPQLNAAPGGQLIARYWGNGGGHNWGNGGRGGGWRNGGGGWGNGGRYYGGGVNVNLGWPNGGWGNGGWGNVLPSSFINW
- the surE gene encoding 5'/3'-nucleotidase SurE, whose protein sequence is MRILISNDDGVFAAGIRTLAAEAASRGHQVTVVCPDQERSATGHGLTLQTPLRAERADELFAPGITAWACSGTPSDCVKLALFALLEEWPDLVLSGINHGPNLGTDTLYSGTVSAAMEGTIEGLPALAVSSADFKWRQFEPAARIALDVAEGMLAAGWPASTLLNLNVPPLAAEAIGPLRWCRKAVRRYTDQFDKRVDPRGRTYYWLAGEVANDLEAEVAGPADWPIDVAHVAAGGVSLTPLQPELFWRGDAAALPQLPLGR
- a CDS encoding NAD(+) kinase, coding for MPCVGLIVNDGKDLALATADSIEVRLRGAGYDVLRASSASGMVGFANPDQHLRAKGHAACVPAGFEPSMAMAMVLGGDGTVLSAARMTAPIDVPILTINTGHLGFLAETYLPELEQALEQVIAGEWTVEERTTLVVSVMRGEQRRWEVLCLNEMALHREPLTSMCHFEIAVGRHAPVDIAADGVILSTPTGSTAYALSAGGPVITPDCPVLQLTPIAPHSLASRALVFSDQEPVTVFPATPERLMMVVDGSAGCYVWPEDRVLIRRSDHPVRFVRLADHEFFQVLRNKLGWGLPHVAKPGAPA
- the grrP gene encoding extracellular substrate binding-like orphan protein GrrP, translated to MAVRLTALTGALLSLTLGVLQPAQAETVLERVSRTGRLNTVVLNGDLPYTTQQGNAYVGLGMEFAKEIQKELSDYTGKPVQLVPQPVNSINEGLAAIASGAVDLSCGAGFSWGRAMFVDYSLPFALSGTRLITPPGNDGTPAALQGKTIGAVKNSLAAHAIEKTVSGGELALFENPAAALEALKNGEVQFLAGDSLWLLANRAAVDPAGNVTPTVPYNRSAVGCVVPENNSGLLNLSNLAIAKLMQAYINDDPSALQRINQWVGPGSTVNLSQDVIKAYFTNVLLTAALLNLS
- a CDS encoding response regulator transcription factor, producing the protein MSSATLLLLGQEAEALAPRLEASGYTCHLGEAGIEAGCDLAVLGAELADQLPQLLQRIGAVPVLLDIGTDSVAARSRLLRSGATDFWLSSAGASDLLMRLRLHRKLLEKGRPPEDRLSLGDLSLIPSRHEVRRGQRIVPLTAREYALLLLLMEHSGQVLSRDQILRQVWHDQRGAASNVIEVYVRYLRQKLEEQGEKRLIHTVRGQGYCLSDGPPPR
- the pheS gene encoding phenylalanine--tRNA ligase subunit alpha; translation: MSATISLQQLTEQLEQLEAEAVKAIGAAGSAAELEDLRVGLLGKKGKLSAVLGAMGKLPGDERPLVGQRANVLKEQVQGLLGERLTAVKAAAMAERIAGETLDVTMPATFTPAGHRHPLISTIEEITDIFAGLGYRVEEGPEIETDHYNFSALNIPPHHPARDMQDTFYLSEHELLRTHTSPVQIRHLENNPPPVRIVAPGRVYRRDAVDATHSPVFHQVEVLAIDEGLDFSHLRGTVTTFLQRFFGDLPVRFRASYFPFTEPSAEVDVQWRGRWLEVMGCGMVDPAVLEGLGIDPERYSGFAAGLGVERFCMVRHGIDDIRRLFTSDLRFLEQF